From a region of the Triticum aestivum cultivar Chinese Spring chromosome 7D, IWGSC CS RefSeq v2.1, whole genome shotgun sequence genome:
- the LOC123166342 gene encoding uncharacterized protein has product MALSSSEKKTAAEVVAALELHRHPHGGFYLETFRDPSLALPKSALPPQYKVDRAVSSAIYFLLPAGEIARLHRIPCAEAWHYYMGEPLTVFEVHDDGQVKMTVVGPDLRKGQRPQYTVPPNVWFGAFLTHDIESFTDDGSVFVETPGRDPDLHYSFVGVTCAPAYQFEDDEMATRDGMKALAPNAEAFINYLVPA; this is encoded by the exons atggcgctgtcgagctcggaGAAGAAGACGGCGGCGGAGGTGGTCGCGGCGCTGGAGCTGCACCGCCACCCCCACGGCGGCTTCTACCTGGAGACCTTCCGCGACCCCTCCCTCGCGCTCCCCAAGTCCGCGCTCCCGCCCCAAT ATAAGGTGGACCGTGCTGTGAGTAGTGCAATCTATTTCCTGCTGCCTGCTGGGGAGATCGCTCGGCTGCACCGCATCCCTTGCGCTGAGGCATGGCACTACTACATGGGGGAGCCCCTCACG GTATTTGAGGTGCACGATGATGGGCAAGTCAAGATGACAGTAGTGGGTCCCGATCTACGGAAAGGGCAGAGACCGCAGTACACGGTCCCTCCGAATGTGTGGTTTGGTGCCTTCCTGACCCACGACATCGAGTCCTTCACTGATGACGGCAGTGTTTTTGTCGAGACACCTGGACGGGACCCTGACCTGCACTATTCTTTCGTTGGAGTGACCTGTGCCCCGGCATACCAATTCGAGGATGATGAAATGGCCACACGCGACGGCATGAAAGCTTTGGCTCCTAATGCGGAAGCTTTCATCAATTACCTTGTTCCAGCTTAG
- the LOC123166343 gene encoding protein GET1: protein MALAAIFVFLLVCAVHVLESMLDLAKKRGSVSDEQVKLRVAITQLLKESSALSTPSTFAQAAKLKRLAAAKEKELAKLQQSDIKGKQSLHEKYGKVLKATKVLVYGLLVLSFWSAPVATVPNHLLQPFGRMFSWKGVDAATGRVVVGIIPWLFLTSRVSKLLSQKLAPIFLH from the exons ATGGCCCTGGCGGccatcttcgtcttcctcctcgtctGCGCGGTGCACGTGCTCGAAAGCATGCTCGATCTCGCCAAGAAG AGGGGATCAGTGAGCGATGAGCAGGTCAAACTACGGGTGGCAATCACGCAGCTTCTCAAGGAGTCCAGTGCACTGTCAAC GCCCTCGACGTTTGCGCAGGCCGCAAAGCTCAAGAGACTGGCTGCTGCTAAAGAGAAGGAACTAGCCAAAT TGCAACAGTCGGACATTAAGGGGAAGCAGTCTCTACATGAGAAATATGGCAAAGTTCTGAAGGCTACCAAG GTCCTAGTCTATGGTTTGCTCGTTCTGTCGTTTTGGAGTGCACCTGTAGCTACCGTCCCCAACCATCTTCTACAGCCCTTCG GAAGGATGTTCTCCTGGAAAGGCGTTGATGCTGCTACAGGACGTGTCGTG GTTGGAATTATACCATGGCTATTTTTGACCTCTCGTGTCAGCAAATTATTGTCCCAAAAACTCGCCCCCATATTTCTGCACTAG